The proteins below come from a single Pseudomonas putida genomic window:
- a CDS encoding DNA-binding protein: protein MALTKEMIWKAADELDADGTKPTLANVRKRLGGVGSFTTIQEAMSEWKNRKQQEAQPLIDPPPPALAQLLENFGADIWNLARVAADQALDGKRRVIEENAAQIREQAEEAIALADSMDAELHDLRAKIAGLEETAALYRELQANYHALEERAELELKHQKDHSAQEIHRAVTRANEKDSEAIEARKSERQALDRAARAEGQVEALEKQLGLAKKGK, encoded by the coding sequence ATGGCACTCACCAAGGAAATGATCTGGAAGGCCGCCGACGAACTGGACGCTGACGGCACTAAGCCCACCCTGGCCAACGTGCGCAAGCGCCTGGGTGGCGTCGGCAGCTTTACGACCATTCAGGAGGCCATGAGCGAGTGGAAGAACCGCAAGCAGCAAGAGGCCCAGCCACTCATCGACCCACCACCACCTGCCCTGGCCCAGTTGCTGGAGAACTTCGGCGCCGATATCTGGAACCTGGCCCGTGTTGCTGCCGACCAGGCCCTGGACGGAAAGCGCCGAGTGATCGAAGAGAATGCCGCGCAGATCCGCGAGCAGGCCGAGGAAGCGATTGCCCTAGCTGATAGCATGGATGCAGAGCTGCACGACCTGCGCGCCAAGATCGCGGGCCTGGAGGAAACCGCAGCGCTGTACCGCGAGCTACAGGCCAACTATCACGCCCTGGAAGAACGTGCCGAGCTGGAGTTGAAGCACCAGAAGGACCACAGCGCCCAGGAGATCCACCGGGCTGTCACCAGGGCCAACGAAAAGGACTCCGAAGCTATCGAGGCACGCAAGAGCGAACGCCAGGCCCTGGACCGCGCAGCACGCGCCGAAGGTCAGGTAGAGGCTCTGGAAAAACAGCTTGGCCTGGCTAAGAAGGGCAAGTAA
- a CDS encoding DUF192 domain-containing protein — translation MLNRCLPALLLGAVLTTPAYSDDCRLSFQNGATLDLPVATTEAAQAQGLAGRPDPGRGMLFLWTTPAVRFVWMKNTPAPLDAAWIGADGVIQSVQELEPHTTAKHSSLRPALGIIEVPRGQLANLGIERGSTITASTCFNL, via the coding sequence ATGCTCAACCGCTGCTTACCTGCGTTGCTTTTGGGGGCCGTGCTCACCACACCGGCTTATAGCGATGATTGCCGGTTGTCGTTCCAGAATGGCGCGACACTCGACCTACCCGTGGCCACCACCGAAGCCGCACAGGCGCAGGGCCTCGCCGGGCGGCCAGATCCAGGGCGAGGCATGCTGTTTCTCTGGACTACGCCGGCAGTGCGATTTGTGTGGATGAAGAACACCCCTGCCCCATTAGACGCGGCTTGGATCGGAGCAGATGGGGTTATCCAGAGCGTACAAGAGCTGGAGCCACACACAACCGCCAAGCATTCATCATTGCGGCCCGCCCTCGGCATTATCGAGGTGCCACGCGGCCAGCTTGCAAACCTGGGCATCGAGCGCGGCAGCACCATCACCGCCTCAACGTGTTTCAACTTGTAG
- the vapB gene encoding type II toxin-antitoxin system VapB family antitoxin, which yields MRTVSIFMNSRNQAIRIPRDMEYQGVSELEIIRDGETLILRPVRPSWASLRDVAAADPDFLTERKDVIEEDRFLGDFT from the coding sequence ATGCGTACCGTTTCCATTTTCATGAACAGCCGAAACCAGGCGATCCGCATCCCTCGGGATATGGAGTACCAGGGCGTTTCCGAGCTGGAGATTATCCGCGACGGCGAAACGCTGATCCTGCGCCCTGTGCGCCCCTCCTGGGCATCGTTGCGCGACGTGGCGGCCGCAGATCCTGACTTTCTGACCGAGCGAAAGGATGTGATCGAGGAAGACCGTTTCCTGGGTGACTTCACATGA
- a CDS encoding type II toxin-antitoxin system VapC family toxin gives MSKKTYMLDTNICSFIMRERPDAVLAKLEQAVTNQHRIVVSAITYSEMRFGAANPKASPKVAAMVDAFIQRLDAILSWDAAAVDQTTQIRTALARLGTPIGNNDAAIAGHALAAGCVLVTNNTREFARVPGLVLEDWTQPAITKS, from the coding sequence ATGAGCAAAAAGACGTACATGCTCGATACGAACATCTGTTCGTTCATCATGCGCGAGCGCCCCGACGCGGTGCTGGCCAAGCTGGAACAGGCAGTCACTAATCAGCACCGGATTGTCGTTTCGGCCATCACCTACTCCGAAATGCGTTTCGGGGCCGCCAACCCCAAGGCATCGCCCAAGGTTGCAGCGATGGTCGATGCCTTCATCCAGCGCCTGGACGCCATCCTGTCCTGGGACGCCGCCGCCGTAGATCAAACAACGCAGATCCGCACCGCCCTCGCCCGCCTGGGTACGCCCATTGGCAACAACGATGCAGCGATAGCCGGCCATGCCCTGGCCGCTGGGTGTGTTCTGGTCACGAACAACACTCGCGAATTTGCTCGCGTTCCTGGCCTAGTCCTTGAGGACTGGACCCAACCCGCCATTACCAAGAGTTGA